CCGCCAGCACTTCACCGGCCAGGTCCGAGATCACCACGCGTGTTGTCGCGTTGCCTACGTCGACCCCCGCAACGTACCCACTGTCGGCTACGAATCCATACCAGCGGGAGGGGCGCCCTACGCCCGCACCGCTCGCTGTCGTGCGGGTCAGGGCACCCGCAGCCGTCAGCGACCCGAGCACGTTTTCGACCGAGGTTCGCGAGAGCTCCAGGGCTGCGGCGAGCCCATTGACCGAATCAGGCCCGTGGTCGCGCAGGCGCATGGCAACTCGGGTAGCGATTGGTTGCGAAACGGCATCTTCCACGATCGCACCTCCAAGCATCGCCGCTTCCTCACTGCGGGGCGCAGCGCGGTGGCCTCATCCTAGCCAAGTTCTTACACGAACAAGGCAGATTTCGGGGCTTTTGTCACTGCTGTAACACATTCGAAGCGAGACATTCCCTTGGATTACCTAGTCCAAATCACGCAGATTGCGAATTATCACACTGTAGTGTTTAATTTCTCTCAAGCGAATCGCTCGTGAACGAACCAATGGAGGATCGAGAATGTCACAGGGTTTTACATCCGAAGCCGAGCTTGAGGCGCGACTCGTCGCTCCGAGCGCCGGCCTCGTCGAAGACTTCGCAAAGGGCGCGGGCGACCTCGTGATCCTCGGCGCCGGCGGCAAGATGGGGCCGACGCTCGCCGTCCTCGCACGCAACGCCCTGAACGCGGCCGGCCGCGAGCACGACACCGTCTACGCGGTCTCGCGATTCGGTGAGGCGAGCGTCCGCGAACGACTCGCGCAGGCGGGCGTCGAGGTGATCCCGTTCGACCTCGTCGAGAATGACAGCCTCGACGCCCTCCCCGACGCCCCGAACGTTGTCTTCATGGTCGGCGCGAAGTTCGGTGCCGCGACAAGCCCCTCGTGGGCGTGGGAGGTGAACGCCGCTCTGCCCGACCGCATCGCCCGCCGCTACAGGAACAGCGCCATCGCCGCACTCTCGACGGGCAACGTGTACCCGTTCGTCCCCGCCTCGTCCGGGGGCGCCTCAGAGGACGTCGCACCGGCGCCGATCGGCGAGTACGCGCAGTCGTGCCTCGGCCGCGAGCGGGTCTTCGAGTTCGCCGCGCAGGAACGCGGCACCCGTGTCTCGATCGTTCGCCTGAACTACGCGGTTGACCTCCGCTACGGCGTGCTCGCGGATATCGGCTCGGCCGTGCACGCGGGTGAGCCCGTGTCCGTCGACACCGCGAACGTCAACGTTGTCTGGCAGGGCTACGCGAACGAGGTCGTGCTGCGGAGCCTCACCCACGCATCCACGGACGTGTTTACCATCAACCTCACGGGCCCCGAGACGCTGTCGGTTGAGGCCGTGGCGCAGCGCTTTGGCGGCCTACTCGGGCGCGCTGTCACGATCGTTGGAGAGCCCCAGCCGACGGCGCTCCTCAACGACTCGAGTCGCTGCATGGCGCTCTTCGGCTACCCGTCGGTCTCAGCGCAGACACTCATCGAGTGGCAGGCGCAGTGGATCGAGGCCAACCTGCCGATGACCGCAAAGCCCACCAAGTGGGCCGTCCGAGACGGGAAGTTCTAGATGTCCACGGCGCCCTTCCTTCGCCCCGCCGCACGAGAAGCCCTCAACCGGGGCGCTGTCATCCCGGCGCATCCGCTCGCGCTCACCGCCGAGCGGACGCTTGACGAGCGGCGCCAGCGCGCGCTCACTCGCTACTATCTCGCAGCAGGCGCCGGCGGGCTCGCAGTCGGCGTGCACACGACGCAGTTCGAGATTCGGGATCCAGAGCACAACCTCTTCGAGCCCGTGCTGCGGCTCGCCGCCGAGGAAATCGCGGCGCACGGCGACGACAGCGTACTGCGCATCGCCGGTGTCACCGGCGACACCGCCCAGGCGGTCTCTGAGGCCACACTCGCGCGCGACCTCGGCTACGACGCCGTGCTCGTGAGCCCGCGGGTCGAAGGGGCGACCGAGCAGTCCTTGCTTGAGCGCGCACGCGCCATCGGCGAGGTGCTTCCCCTCGTCGGCTTCTACCTGCAGACCGCGATTGGCGGTCCGACACTCTCCCGCAACTTCTGGCGGGAGTTCGCCGCGATCCCCGCCGTGGTTGCGGTGAAGGCCGCGCCATTCGATAGGTACCGCACCCTCGAACTCGTCCGCGGCGTCGCCGAATCCGGCCGCGCGCACGAGATTGCCCTCTACACGGGCAACGACGACGCGATCGTGTCCGATTTGCAGTCCGAGTTCCACGTCTCGACCCCCGACGGGCCCGCCACGCTCCGCTTCGTCGGCGGCCTGCTCGGCCAGTGGGCCGTTGGTACGCGCGCGGCGGTCGCCCTCCTCGAACAGGCGCACCGTGCAGCCGATGGCGACCTCGACGCACTCGCCGCGCTCAACCGCGCGAGCGCGGACATGGTCGACTTCAACCAGGCGGTGTTCGACCCGGCCAACGACTTTGCGGGCGTTATCGCTGGCGTGCACGAGGTGCTCCGCCAGCAGGGTCTCTTCGAGGGCGTCTGGTGCCTCGACCCTACTGAGGGTTTGTCTCCTCGCCAGGCCGATGAAATCCGCCGTGTGCGACTCGCGTATCCCGATCTCGGTGACGACGTCTTCATCGCCGAGCACCTGGAAACCTGGCTGCGGTAGCGCACCATGTCCCCGATCCGGATTGCCTTCGCAGGACTTGCGCACTCACACCCGGTGAGCGACGCGAGCAATCTCGCACGGCTACGCGACGCGGGCTCCCCCGTCGAGTTTGTGGGCGTCTACGACTCCGACGGTGCGCTCGCGACCGCGTTCGCAGAGCGCTTCGGCTGCGAGGTCGCGCCCACCCTGGCGGCGCTCGCTGACGCCCAGCCTGACCTCGTGATCCTCACCGCGCGCCCGCACGAGACCGCCCCGTTCGTGAGCGAACTCCTCGCAGCGACGAACGCGGTTGTCTTTGCGAACAAGGTTGTTGCGGGCACGGCGGCGCAGCTGGCGGCGTGGGAGGCGGCGATCGCCGTCGATCAGGATCGGGTCGGCACGTCCTCGGTGCTCAGGTTTGCGCCTGAGCTCCGCGCCCTCGCGGCGCGGGTCGCGGACAGCGAGGTGTGGGGCGTGCGCGTGCTCGCCCAGCACGACATCGAGATGTTCCTTGCGCCCGACAGGGCGTGGCAGGACGATCCGGCACGCGGCGGCGGCACGCTTGTCACGGCTGGCGTCCATGCGTGGGAGATGCTGGGAGCCGTGCTCCCGGGCGCCGAGCTCACAGGTGAAGTCTCAGGGTGGACGCACCGTTCTCCGAGCTCGCGCAGCGCGTCGGAGGAGACGGCCCAGCTTGCTGGAACCGTCGCCGTGCCGGGCCGGCGCGAGGTGCAGTTCGGAATGACTGTCACAGGGACACCGGGCCCAGAGCGCTACGCCCTCGACGTCTTCACCTCGACCGGGACACTGTCGGTAAGCCTCGAGTTTCCGCACCCGCACGATTCACTTGGGTTCGCGGAGCTCGCGGCGGCCCTGCTTGAAAACACCCGGGGCGGTCGCGCGACAGCGCCGTGGGAATCAGCACGAGCTGTCGCCACGAACACCATCCGCGCAGCACAGGCGCTGCGCGGAACACACCACACAGAAATGAGTCAGTGATGACCTCCACTCTCGCCACACCCCCGACACAGGGGGCCTCACCCAAACGCGGGTTCTTCGGCTCCATCGGTCCGGCATTCATTACGGCGGCGCTCGTCTTCGGGCCGGGATCCATCGCCACCGCGAGCGCGATGGGCGCTTCATTCGGCTACGAACTCATCTGGGTTCCCGTGATCGCCACAATCCTCATGCTCTGCTTCGTGAACATCGGCGTGCGCATTGGCCTCACAACAGACAAGAGCATCCTCGGCACCGTCGCCCACCGCCTGACCGGCATCGTTGCGGTTATCGTCGGGCTCGGTTCGTTCCTCGTGGTGACCTCGTTCCAGGCGGGCAACTCGGCGGGCACGGGCGCCGCGGGCCAGCTCTTGTTCGGCGGCGACCCCCGGCTCTTCGCCGTGCTCTTCACCGTCATCGGCCTCATCTTCGTGTGGATTCCGAAGTTTTACCCCGCCCTTGAGAAGCTCATGGTCGTCGTGATCATCGTGCTCCTCGTCGCGATGATCACGACAGCGGTCGTGAGCAAGCCTGATCTCGGAGCAGTCGTCGGCGGCCTGGTCCCGTCGATCCCTGAGGGGTCGATTCCGCTCATCGTCGGTCTCGCGGCGACAACGTTCTCGATCGTCGGTGCGCTCTACCAAATCCAGCTTGTCCGGGAGAAGGGCTGGACGAGCGGCGACTTCAAGCTCGCCCGCCGCGACGCTGTGCTTGGCACCCTCATCCTCGGTTCACTGTCGACCGTCATCATGATCGCCGCCGCTGCGACGCTCAACCCCGCCGGTATCGAGGCGAACTCCCCCGCAGCGCTCGCCCAGATCCTCGAGCCGATCGGCTCGTGGGCGGTGTGGCTCTTCGCAATCGGGCTGTGGGCTGCGGCGTTCTCGTCACTGCTTGGCAACTCAACGATCGGCGGCTCGATGCTCGCGGGCGTCTTCAAGATCGACGGTGGCGGGCTTGCGTCGGCGCCCGTCAAAGCGTGCATCTCCCTCGTCATCGTGCTCGGCGGCGTCATCGCGACGGTGTTCGGCGGCATTCCGATCCAGCTCATCATCACGGCGCAGGCCGTGACGATCATCGTCGTGCCCCTCATCGGCGCCGTCATGGTGTTCCTTGGCAGGCACCGCGACCGCGGCGCGCTGCGCATCAAGACGCCGCAGCTGGTGCTCGCGCTCTTCGGGCTCGCGTTCCTGCTGTTCCTCGCGGGCAGCTACGTCGTCAAGCTCGCTGGCTGACGCCAAACAGTACGCGCGATGCCCGGTCGGGGCGGGTCTTTGCTGAGACCCAGCCCTGACCGGGCATCGTCGGTTTTTGCAGCTTCGGTTACTCCGAGAGCTTCTCGATCGGTGCGAGCTTCACGAGCAACTTGCGTTCGCCAACGCTATCGAACGTGACGTGCGCGACGCGCTTCGTTCCGGCCCCCGTGACTGCATTCACGCGCCCCTCACCGTACTCGTCGTGGCGCACCCGATCCCCCATCGCAAGCTCGAGGTCTCCGTTATCGCGGATGCTCCCGACGATCGTGTTCGGGAAGCCGCCGCCGGCGGCCTGCGCTTCCTTCGCGAGCCGCTTGCGCTCGCGCCACTTATCGAGCGAGGACTGCATGTTGCCGCTCGCCGGCTCGGCGACCGCGGCCGAGCCGCTCCCGCCACCCGAGCCGAAAGACACCTGCGAATCCCGGTTGCGAGCCCACGAGGCCCCTGAGGATCCGCCTGCGCCAGGCGCCCGGCCAGCGTTGAGCGCGCGCGACGCCGTGCCGCCACGGCCGGTCACCTCGCCCGGTGACTGGCGCCATTCGATGAGTGCTTCTGGGATCTCCTGGAGGAACCGTGATGGCATCGCGACGGCGACGTCACCGAAGGTCGCTCGCGTCGACGCGAGCGTGATGTACAGCTTCTGCCGGGCCCGCGTGATCCCGACGTACATCAGCCTGCGCTCCTCGTTGATGCCGCCGAGTTCGTCGACCGACATCTGGTGCGGGATGAGCCCCTCTTCAACGCCGGTGATGAAGACGGCGGGGTACTCGAGGCCCTTCGCGGTGTGCAGCGTCATGAGCGACACCGTGCCGCTCTGGTCGTCGAGGTCGTCTGCCGCGGCGACGAGCGATACCTCGGTGAGGAACGCGAGGAGGCCAGCGCCGGGCTGCTGCGCGTCGAACTCTCGCGCAACCGCGAGGAGTTCCTCGAGGTTCTCGGCTCGCGCGTCGTCTTGCGGGTCGCGCTTCGCGCGCAGCTTCTCGATCATCTCGGTCGAGTCGAGGACGAGCTTCAGCACGTCTGCGACGGGCGCGGGCTTCTTTTGCGAGGCCTCAGCGGCCTCCGCGTCAGCTTCTTCCTCAACTGGGGGTAGCACGTCGGTTACGCCACCGCCAAGCGCCATCGCGGTGGCTCGCGCCAGCATGTCGGCGAGCTCGACTACCGTCGTGCGGATCTTCGGGCCGAGGGCAGGGATCTCTTCTGCCCGCTCCATCGCCTGATGGAACGAGACGCCCTCGGCCTCTTGGAAGTTCGCGAGGTGCGCCTCAGCCATGGGCCCGACGCCGCGCTTCGGGGTGCCGAGCATGCGCGACCATGAGATCGGGTCGAACGGGTTCGCGATAGTCGTGAGGTACGCCATCGCGTCCTTGATCTCGGCGCGGTCGTAGAACTTCGTGCCGCCGAGCACCCGGTACGGGATCGCTGAGCGGATGAGCAGCTCCTCAAGCGCTCGGGTCTGCGAGTTCGTGCGGTAGAAGACGGCGATGTCGCCGTAGGCCATACCGTCGCGGTGCAGATCTTCGATTTCCTCGGCAACGAAGCGCGCTTCGTCGTGCTGCGAGTAGCCGGTAAACCCGACGATCTTGTCACCGTCGCCCTCCGCCGTCCACAGCTTCTTGTCTTGGCGGTCGAAGTTATTACCGATCACGGCATTCGCCGCGCTCAGGATGTTCTGCGTCGAGCGGTAGTTCTGCTCGAGCTTCACGACCTCGGCGCTCGAGAAGTCGCGCTCAAACTCGACGATGTTGCGAATGTCGGCCCCGCGGAACGCGTAGATGGACTGGTCGGAATCACCGACAACAGTGAGACTCGCGCCTGGGATACGGCCGAGCCCGTCGAGCTCGCGCTCTCGCACAGGCGGCACGAGCGTCGCGAGTTGCTCGGGCTCGACGCTCTTCGTGAGCTCGCGGATCAGCGAGTACTGCGCGTGGTTCGTATCTTGGTACTCGTCGACGAGGATGTGGCGGAACCTGCGCTTGTAGATCGCGGCGACGTCGGGATGCGCGCGGAACAGCTGCACCGTCTGCCCGATGAGGTCGTCGAAGTCGAACGCGTTCGCGCGCTTCAGTTCTTGCTCGTAGGAGGTGAAGATCTCCGTGAAGATGCGTTCGCGCGGGTCAGACGCGTTCATCGTCGAGGCGTAGTCTGACGCGTCAGTGAGCTCGTTCTTCAGCTTCGAGATCTTGGCGCTCGTGTTCGCCGGCGTGAAGCCGTAGGTATCTGCGTCGAGGTCTTTGATGATTCGCTTGAGAAGGGCCCGCGAGTCCGCAGAGTCGTAGATCGTGAAGCCTGAGACATACCCGAAGCGCTCGGCCTCGCGGCGCAGGATGCGCACGCACGCCGAGTGGAACGTCGACACCCACATCCCCTCGACACCCGTGCCGAGCAGCCCGCCGAGACGCTCACGCATCTCCGCCGCGGCTTTGTTCGTGAACGTGATCGCAAGGATCTGACTCGGCCACGCTTCCTTCTCCCGAATGAGATGGGCGATGCGATGCGTCAGCACGCGGGTCTTTCCCGACCCGGCGCCCGCGACAATCAGCAGGGCGGGGCCGCGAGCGACAACCGCGCGCCGCTGCTCGGGGTTCAATCCGTCAAGCAGCGGATCAACGCCATCCGAAGGCTGCGCGCTGGGAAGCCCTGCGCCGGGGTCAAGAAGCTCGAACTCACTCATCGTGTCTCTAGTGTAGGCGGGGCCTCAGACGTTGCGCGTGTGAGCTCACCTCGATCCTCCCGTGACCGCGCTCCGCACGCCGCGCGCACAGGCGCGAGCAATGCGAGACAATGGGAGGATGCGCAAGACACCGCCCGAGCTGCCAACGATCCTCATCTTCGCCACAGGCGGCACCATCGGGATGCACGATGTCGGAAACGGTCTCGAACCCGATCCCGCTTTCCTCGAGATTCTCGAAGAGCGCGCAGACCGCGTGGCCTCGCGCTACGGGTATCGCGCTCGCGTGAACCAGCTGCAACCCGCCATTGACAGCGCGAACGCTGACGAGGAGACCGCACCCAAGATCGCGCGTGCGCTCAAGGCGCGCGTGGGGGCGATGCGCGCGAGCGGTGTAGTCGTCACGCACGGCACAGACACGCTTGCGTACACGGCGTCGCGGCTCGCGTTCGAGCTCTCGGGGCTCGGCGTTCCCGTCGTCGTCACCGGGAGCCAGTTCGCCCATGGGGCACGCCCGACCGACGCGTTCGACAACCTGCAACTCGCGATCCGCGCGGTCACGCAGGCAAGCCCGACAGCGCCCGTCGCGATTGCGTTCGGCGGCAAGATCCTCCCCGCGGTGCGAGCGACGAAGTCGGACGCGGAGGCACTCTCGGCGTTCCGCGCAGAGCGCGACCTCGGTGTCGGGCCGCGCGGCCTGCCGGGGAGCCCTGAGGACGCGGCGCTCGTGCGAGCGGATCACGCGCGCGTGGTCTCAGTTCGGTTCACCCCGGGTGTTGCCGCCGTCGACCTCCTCGCGCTGGCATCGACCGGTGCCGCGGCCATGGTGCTCGAGTGCTACGGCGCGGGCAATGCGCCTATGACGAAGCCCGGAATGCGCGATGCCCTGCGCACCATCAGCGAGCAGATGCCCGTCGTCGCCATCACACAGTGCGCGCTTGGCAGCGTCGACACCGACCGCTACGCCGTCGGGCGCCAGATGGCTGCGGCTGGGGTAATCGCGGGGGCTGACCTCACGGTTGAGGCGGCAATCGCGAAGCTCGGGTACTTGCTCGACAGGGGTTTCAGCGCCGAAGAGATCGCGCACCTTACTCCGATGAACCTCATTGGGGAATGCTCGGAGCCGTCGAGGCGGGCGACGTCAACGCGCGCCGCCGGGCGTGAGGATGCCTCCGCCTAGCCAATAGCGCCTGGCCCTTCCGCGCCGAGACCGTCGCCACCACCACAATCACTTCCACCACCACCGTTTCAACCCACCACCACAATTACCACTGCCACCACCACCACCACCACTGCCACCACCGCCACCACCGCCACCACCGCCACCACCTCAAATGCGCCAGTGCGTGCCCTTTTTGCTCAACAAAGGATGTGCACTCGAAAAAATGAGGTGTTTGGGGTGCGGGAGGTGCGTTGGGCGGCAGTGCGCTGGGTGGCGGCGGTGTGGGAGGTGCGTTGGGCGGCGGACGAGCTGACGGTGCGCCGGCGGTGGGCCTGTGGCGCGGCCCCTATGCGCGGCGCGGCTCAGCTTCCCTGGCCGCGACACCGAGGTCGGGGTGGTCAACAAAGATGCCGTCAACTCCCGACGACAGGATGAGCGAGAACTCAGACTGCCAGTCGCCCCACTCCGCGCCGCTGAGCGAGGAGTGGAACCTCAGGTTCAGGTACCGGTTCTCCGGGCGCAGCGTCCAGGTGAACACGCGCAGCCCGCGCTCGTGCGCACGGTCGACAAGGTCAGCCGGCCCCGCCGCGAGCCCAATCGCGTTCGTACGGATGAGGCTGCCCTTGTCGACGCTGATGCCGTCGACGCGCGACCGGAGGAAGTCGAGCCCATCGTTGCTGCGGTACCACTCGTAGCTGTTCGCTTTCCCACCCCGCAGGTCGGCATGAGCGACCTCGTCAGCGGGAGCCCCGAGCTGCTCGGCGAGAAACACATACGACGCGCGAACCCCGGCCTGCCGAAGCCTCGTCAGCACGCCCAGTTCAAAGCACTCGATAATCAGGCGCTCGGGTCTGTTCGCCCAGCCCGTGAGACCCAGCTCGTCCTGAATCAGGGCGGCGATGTCAACACCGATCGAGCGGAAGTACTCGGCGTGCTTCACCTCGAGCACAACGGAAAGCTCCCGGCCCCCGCGTGTGCTCTCTTCGTCAATGATCTTGAAGACATCGCGCAGGCGCAGCATCGGCTCCTGCCCATCGTACGCGCGGTTGTCCGAGCGGATGCGCTTCAAGCGCTCGACGCACCGCAGTGTCTTGAGTTCTGCCCAGGTGAAGTCTTCGGTGAACCAGCCCGTCATTCGCACGCCGTCGACGGTCTTCGTTGTGCGCCGGGCTTTGAACTCCTTGCGCGAGGCAACGTCAGTCGTCCCAGAGATCTCGTTCTCGTGGCGCACCACCAGCACGCCGTCACGGGTCACCACAACGTCGGGCTCGACGGCGTCTGCACCCAGTTCACACGCGAGCCGGTACGACGACTCGGTGTGCTCAGGACGGTACCCCGGGGCGCCGCGGTGCCCGATCACGAGTGGCTGCGCCACGATTTCTGCCATGCGTACAAGCCTAGAGCCTCGCTCCTCACCGCCGTGAGCGAACACAGTGCACAGTCTCAGCCTGCTGTTGGCCGGAATCTATACACTGGAAACATTGCCCGAACACGCTTCGAAAGGTCCCAGCGCATGAGCAATCCTGCCCTCAGCAACAACCCCGCATTGAACGGCAAGACCCTCACTGCGGAGGAACTGCACCGTATCTACGATCAGCCGGCCGCCTCTACGAATCGGCCCGGCGTTGACGCCCCGCTCGATTCGGCAGTGAACCCGGGCCAGCCGCCCGTCATCACGCCGTCGGATCGCCCGATGACCTACGAGAACACAATCTCGAAGACGGTGCTGCTGTTCGTCATTGTCCTCGCGCTTGGCGCGGTTGGCTGGATGATTCCGCAGCTGATGATTCCGGGCGCAATCGCCGGTCTCGTGCTCGGGCTCGTGAACTCGTTCAAGAAGGAGCCGAGCGTTCCGCTCATCGTGCTCTACGCCGCAGCCCAGGGCCTCTTCCTTGGCGCCATCTCCGGCACCTTCGAGGCGCGCCTCCCGGGCATCGTTTCACAGGCCGTTATCGGCACGCTCGCCGTGTTCGGTGTGACTCTGCTACTCTTCCGCAGCGGCAAGGTGCGCACCAGCCCCCGCCTCACCAAGATCGTTCTGATCGCAATGGCAGGCTACCTCGTGTTCTCGCTTGTGAACTTCGTCGTCATGATCACCGGCCTGAACACTGACCCGTGGGGTCTGCGCGGCGGCACCCTCGGCCTCATTATTGGTGGCCTCGCTGTCTTGCTCGCGGCGTACTCGCTCGTGATGGACTTCGAGCTCGTTCAAAACGGCGTGCAGAACCGCGTCCCCGAGAAGTGGGGCTGGTCGGCCGCCTTCGGCCTCACGGTCACGCTCGTGTGGCTGTACCTCGAGATCCTGCGCATCATCGCGATCTTCCGCGATTAGCTCGCCAGTCGGGCCTCGCAACCCGCTGCATTCGGTGGCCCGGAGTTCTACTCCGGGCCACCGTTCTGTTTCTCCTCGTTGTTCTCCCAGCGAGCGGACTATCCCGCCGCGCAGAATCCTGCACGATACCCTGATTCGATACACGATATTGTGGACACAGCGGCACCTAGAGCGAGCACACCCGCATGGAGGATCAACGATGAGAATCGACGCACACCACCATCTGTGGGATCAGTCCGTGCGCCCACAGGGGTGGATGGATGAAGCCACCCAGGTGGCCATCGGAGGCCCCTACGCATTGCATGACTGGGCGGCCGCGGCAGAGCCGTCAGGCGTCACGCATGGCGTCTTCGTCCAGACTGTTCCCGACCCTGCGGAGACGCCTGAGGTACTTGCCCTCGCCGCCAAGGATCCCCGACTCGCGGCCGTCGTCGGCTGGGTCGATATCGACACCGACCCGCGCCCAGCCGGCGAGCAACTTGACGCCCTCTTGGCGGGGCCAGGTGGCGAGCGCCTCGCCGGGGTGCGCGTCGCCGCCGAGTACAGCCCCGATCCGAATTACCTCGATTCCCCACCGGTCCATGCCCTTGCAAGCGCCCTCACCGAGCGCGGCCTTGCCCTTGACCTCCTCCTCACCCCTGCGAATCTGGGTGCCGCTGAGCGCCTCGCATCCGCGAACGCAGGGACGCGGATGGTCATCAATCACCTCGCGAAACCAACCATGCGGGAGGTGGACTTTCGGACGTGGGCGGTCGACATCGCCGCATTTACCGGCCACGAGCACGTCGCGTGCAAACTCTCGGGGTTCCTCACGTTCGACGCGCTAAAGATGACCACGGCTCGCCTCGCACCATACGCGGACGTTGCGCTTGAGGCGTTCGGCCCGAAGCGCATGATGTTTGGCAGCGATTGGCCGGTCAGTGTGCTCGGCGGCGGCCACGGGGCCACCGTTTCAATCGTCGAGCAGGTCGTCGCGCCGCTCAGCGTGGGCGAGCAGGCAGCGATCTGGGCTGGCACGGCTAGCGTCTGGTACCGCGGACTCGCAGCCACTGTTGGCAGCTCACAGCCAACAGCCACTCCACCCCCGCTCGCGGACCCAGGCCGCACCAGCACGCAAAGGATCTCATGAACACCGCCATCCCTCGCAGGAGAACCCGCACCGGCCTGGGGCTCACCGAGCTCGGTCTCGG
This portion of the Leucobacter komagatae genome encodes:
- a CDS encoding NAD-dependent epimerase/dehydratase family protein; amino-acid sequence: MSQGFTSEAELEARLVAPSAGLVEDFAKGAGDLVILGAGGKMGPTLAVLARNALNAAGREHDTVYAVSRFGEASVRERLAQAGVEVIPFDLVENDSLDALPDAPNVVFMVGAKFGAATSPSWAWEVNAALPDRIARRYRNSAIAALSTGNVYPFVPASSGGASEDVAPAPIGEYAQSCLGRERVFEFAAQERGTRVSIVRLNYAVDLRYGVLADIGSAVHAGEPVSVDTANVNVVWQGYANEVVLRSLTHASTDVFTINLTGPETLSVEAVAQRFGGLLGRAVTIVGEPQPTALLNDSSRCMALFGYPSVSAQTLIEWQAQWIEANLPMTAKPTKWAVRDGKF
- a CDS encoding dihydrodipicolinate synthase family protein — encoded protein: MSTAPFLRPAAREALNRGAVIPAHPLALTAERTLDERRQRALTRYYLAAGAGGLAVGVHTTQFEIRDPEHNLFEPVLRLAAEEIAAHGDDSVLRIAGVTGDTAQAVSEATLARDLGYDAVLVSPRVEGATEQSLLERARAIGEVLPLVGFYLQTAIGGPTLSRNFWREFAAIPAVVAVKAAPFDRYRTLELVRGVAESGRAHEIALYTGNDDAIVSDLQSEFHVSTPDGPATLRFVGGLLGQWAVGTRAAVALLEQAHRAADGDLDALAALNRASADMVDFNQAVFDPANDFAGVIAGVHEVLRQQGLFEGVWCLDPTEGLSPRQADEIRRVRLAYPDLGDDVFIAEHLETWLR
- a CDS encoding Nramp family divalent metal transporter, translating into MTSTLATPPTQGASPKRGFFGSIGPAFITAALVFGPGSIATASAMGASFGYELIWVPVIATILMLCFVNIGVRIGLTTDKSILGTVAHRLTGIVAVIVGLGSFLVVTSFQAGNSAGTGAAGQLLFGGDPRLFAVLFTVIGLIFVWIPKFYPALEKLMVVVIIVLLVAMITTAVVSKPDLGAVVGGLVPSIPEGSIPLIVGLAATTFSIVGALYQIQLVREKGWTSGDFKLARRDAVLGTLILGSLSTVIMIAAAATLNPAGIEANSPAALAQILEPIGSWAVWLFAIGLWAAAFSSLLGNSTIGGSMLAGVFKIDGGGLASAPVKACISLVIVLGGVIATVFGGIPIQLIITAQAVTIIVVPLIGAVMVFLGRHRDRGALRIKTPQLVLALFGLAFLLFLAGSYVVKLAG
- a CDS encoding ATP-dependent helicase translates to MSEFELLDPGAGLPSAQPSDGVDPLLDGLNPEQRRAVVARGPALLIVAGAGSGKTRVLTHRIAHLIREKEAWPSQILAITFTNKAAAEMRERLGGLLGTGVEGMWVSTFHSACVRILRREAERFGYVSGFTIYDSADSRALLKRIIKDLDADTYGFTPANTSAKISKLKNELTDASDYASTMNASDPRERIFTEIFTSYEQELKRANAFDFDDLIGQTVQLFRAHPDVAAIYKRRFRHILVDEYQDTNHAQYSLIRELTKSVEPEQLATLVPPVRERELDGLGRIPGASLTVVGDSDQSIYAFRGADIRNIVEFERDFSSAEVVKLEQNYRSTQNILSAANAVIGNNFDRQDKKLWTAEGDGDKIVGFTGYSQHDEARFVAEEIEDLHRDGMAYGDIAVFYRTNSQTRALEELLIRSAIPYRVLGGTKFYDRAEIKDAMAYLTTIANPFDPISWSRMLGTPKRGVGPMAEAHLANFQEAEGVSFHQAMERAEEIPALGPKIRTTVVELADMLARATAMALGGGVTDVLPPVEEEADAEAAEASQKKPAPVADVLKLVLDSTEMIEKLRAKRDPQDDARAENLEELLAVAREFDAQQPGAGLLAFLTEVSLVAAADDLDDQSGTVSLMTLHTAKGLEYPAVFITGVEEGLIPHQMSVDELGGINEERRLMYVGITRARQKLYITLASTRATFGDVAVAMPSRFLQEIPEALIEWRQSPGEVTGRGGTASRALNAGRAPGAGGSSGASWARNRDSQVSFGSGGGSGSAAVAEPASGNMQSSLDKWRERKRLAKEAQAAGGGFPNTIVGSIRDNGDLELAMGDRVRHDEYGEGRVNAVTGAGTKRVAHVTFDSVGERKLLVKLAPIEKLSE
- a CDS encoding asparaginase domain-containing protein — encoded protein: MRKTPPELPTILIFATGGTIGMHDVGNGLEPDPAFLEILEERADRVASRYGYRARVNQLQPAIDSANADEETAPKIARALKARVGAMRASGVVVTHGTDTLAYTASRLAFELSGLGVPVVVTGSQFAHGARPTDAFDNLQLAIRAVTQASPTAPVAIAFGGKILPAVRATKSDAEALSAFRAERDLGVGPRGLPGSPEDAALVRADHARVVSVRFTPGVAAVDLLALASTGAAAMVLECYGAGNAPMTKPGMRDALRTISEQMPVVAITQCALGSVDTDRYAVGRQMAAAGVIAGADLTVEAAIAKLGYLLDRGFSAEEIAHLTPMNLIGECSEPSRRATSTRAAGREDASA
- a CDS encoding glycerophosphodiester phosphodiesterase family protein, encoding MAEIVAQPLVIGHRGAPGYRPEHTESSYRLACELGADAVEPDVVVTRDGVLVVRHENEISGTTDVASRKEFKARRTTKTVDGVRMTGWFTEDFTWAELKTLRCVERLKRIRSDNRAYDGQEPMLRLRDVFKIIDEESTRGGRELSVVLEVKHAEYFRSIGVDIAALIQDELGLTGWANRPERLIIECFELGVLTRLRQAGVRASYVFLAEQLGAPADEVAHADLRGGKANSYEWYRSNDGLDFLRSRVDGISVDKGSLIRTNAIGLAAGPADLVDRAHERGLRVFTWTLRPENRYLNLRFHSSLSGAEWGDWQSEFSLILSSGVDGIFVDHPDLGVAAREAEPRRA
- a CDS encoding Bax inhibitor-1/YccA family protein; its protein translation is MSNPALSNNPALNGKTLTAEELHRIYDQPAASTNRPGVDAPLDSAVNPGQPPVITPSDRPMTYENTISKTVLLFVIVLALGAVGWMIPQLMIPGAIAGLVLGLVNSFKKEPSVPLIVLYAAAQGLFLGAISGTFEARLPGIVSQAVIGTLAVFGVTLLLFRSGKVRTSPRLTKIVLIAMAGYLVFSLVNFVVMITGLNTDPWGLRGGTLGLIIGGLAVLLAAYSLVMDFELVQNGVQNRVPEKWGWSAAFGLTVTLVWLYLEILRIIAIFRD
- a CDS encoding amidohydrolase family protein, with product MRIDAHHHLWDQSVRPQGWMDEATQVAIGGPYALHDWAAAAEPSGVTHGVFVQTVPDPAETPEVLALAAKDPRLAAVVGWVDIDTDPRPAGEQLDALLAGPGGERLAGVRVAAEYSPDPNYLDSPPVHALASALTERGLALDLLLTPANLGAAERLASANAGTRMVINHLAKPTMREVDFRTWAVDIAAFTGHEHVACKLSGFLTFDALKMTTARLAPYADVALEAFGPKRMMFGSDWPVSVLGGGHGATVSIVEQVVAPLSVGEQAAIWAGTASVWYRGLAATVGSSQPTATPPPLADPGRTSTQRIS